DNA sequence from the Rattus rattus isolate New Zealand chromosome 2, Rrattus_CSIRO_v1, whole genome shotgun sequence genome:
AACAATGGACATTTCAACACCAAGTTGTAACTGGAAATCCgaatttaaaaatctcatttatgATAgtttaaaaaactataaaattttcCCTAATTATTCCTGTGAGGATAACCTCCTGTGTGTAGTGGCACTTACAGGAGGAAACTGGGCAACAACTCTGTTACTTTATACAACCTTAAGCTACTTCATATATCAGCAggtaagtgtgtgtctgtgtgtgtctgtgtgtgtctgtgtgggtactTGTGTATTAGGGACAGGGTGGAAATTCATGAAATCGGGTATCACTTGGACCCCTCATAATCTTACTAGGACTGAGTCAATCTATGTAGTTCATAGTTACTCTTTCGAGGCTTGATGGAGCTTTCATATGTTCTTGTATGATATAGTGATGAGGGAAGAAAAAATAGCTATCTGGGATTTCTATAAATCTCCTGAAAAATGTGTTTGTAAGTTCTTAGGAATACATTGTATCTCATGCTGCTTCCTGTGTTCTAGTTCTTTCATCTGACTTATGGACCTTTCCATCCTGCCCTGCATGATCATGAAAACTTTCCCTATCTATATCAGATGTCCTCTGATGATACATCTGTAGCCCTTGCCCTGGTGTCTTTTATAATACATTTCAGTTGGAACTGGATAGGGTTGGCCATCTCAGACAATGATCAAAGTATCCAATTTCTCTCATATTTGAAAAGAGAGATGGAAAGTAATACAGTCTGCTTTGCTTTTGTCAGCATGATCCCAGTCGATATGGATTTATACATGTCAAGAGCTGAAGTGTATTACAACCAAATCGTGACATCATCTACAAATGTTGTTATCATTTATGGTGACACAGGCAGTACTTTAGCTGTGAGTTTTAGAATGTGGGAATCTCTAGGTTTACAGAAATTATGGATCACCACCACACGGTGGGATGTCACTCCTAGTAAAAAAGACAATTTAtatggtttatttgcttttggacACCACCATGGTGAGATATCTGGTTTTAAAAATTTTGTCCAGACATTGAACCCTGTCACATCCTCAGATGAAAATCTAGCAAAGCTGGAATGGATGTACTTTAACTGTGAAGTCTCAGCATCTAAATGTAAGGCACTGAAGAACTGTTCATCTAATCACTCACTGGAATGGCTAATGGCGCATACTTTTGAAATGACCTTTACCGAAGGAAGTTATGACATATACAATGCTGTGTATTCTCTTGCCCATGTATATCATGAGATGACTTTGCAAATCATTCATAATCCACACATTGCCAAAGGGAAAGTACAGAATTATGTCTGCAATAAGGTAGTGCTTCTtacattatttaatatttcctgTTATCAATGTCTTTAATAGTTTTTTCTATGCCCAAACCAAGTGTGCTAGGAAATATTTTCCAACATAGAGAGATTCATGAATATTTTTCCTACTGATCATATAAATCTAGATGTTGGTATATACCTCTAATGTAAAAAGAAGGTAGTAGATGGCATAATGTGTCACTGTAGCATTGTGATATGTTATTGATTACCTGATTGTTGTCACATAGGGTTTAATACTAAAAACATATCCAGTCCTTCCTGATGAACCCACTCAATAATGGATCTTTGTTCATTAATTGTTACATATGTAGTAATCACTGTAGGATATTGTTTTAACTAGAGATCTCAATTTATGCTGTTCCCAATGTAGGTGAGAGTTATCACTTGGTGCTCTGAGAGTATTTACACAGAGAATAATGCAAAGATTCAATTTACTCCATtcctgtgtgctcatgtgtgtgcacgtatatttctcatggtatatatgtatgtatatctatatttatgtCAATCTCTTcctttatattatgtgtatatctatctgtctaccaGTCGGTCTATCTGTCTAAATATTGATATgggcatccatccatccatccatccatccatccatccatccatccatccatccatccatgcacctatctatctatctatctatctatctatctatctatctatctatctatctatctatctatctatctatctatgttctTTGTGTATTTGCCTATATATGTTGGTTTATGGTCATTAACATGTAATTGTCTGTTTTTCCATTGTGttcactattttttattttgtataagaaTATATTCCTGTGTTTATTTATCATGCATGTTTCttcatgtgtctgtatgtttagTGTGGTTTTTTTGAATGTTCTTTCAGTTATGTATAAGGCTTTTGCTTTGCCAGTGTGTTCTTGTATGAGAGCATACATTTGTCTGTGTGACAATGCCAGACTCTGTGTGGGTgtcagtatatgtgtatgtctaccTATGTATATTCTTCTGAAcatgtgtttccatgtgtttttatgtgtgttcacctgggtatttatttgttttgtgtgtttttgcatCTGTTTGACTATTTTAATGCATATTCTGTTtcagtgtgtatctgtatattcatgtgtatttgggcatgtatgtgtatatttgtgtaaatAACTGTATGCTCTGGCTATGTGTGCATCTCTATACAGATGCGAGTCTCTCCCTTTTTCATGTAGCTGTGTTTTCATATTGCAAATATATGTTTGGtcacatgcatgtttgtggttGTGTGGTAATTTCTtcttagaaaactaaaataacagaaacattACTTTATTTATCTCTTTGCTTTCACTGAGATATTTTTCACCTGCATACTGTCAACATAGTTGCCTTTAAGATGGTATAAGGATACATTTTCTTACCTTAAGCAAGAACATATACTCTGTAGTATGTTGCCTGTCTTTCAGCTGGGTTCCTCTTTGAGAAAGATCCACTTCACTAATCCTGTTGGAGACAGAATAAATATGAATCAAAGAGACAAACGGCAAGgaatgtatgacattttctacaCTTGGAATTTTCCACAGGGACTtgaatttaaagtgaaaatagGACTATTTAGTCCCTATTTTATAAATGGTCAACAGTTACATTTATCTGGAGAATACGATAAAGTGGGCAGAGGAAGTACACAGGTGGGGTTTGGCCTAACTTTGGAGTCATTTAAATTACACTGTCAATGTGTGCATCAACATTCCTTGAATGTGATAAAATGAAGTTCATGTGAGAGACCAATTTCTAACCTCATAAACtatgtttcttattttcattctttttcagatGAGTGTTTAACAGTTTATTTAGGATTTCTATAGTGCATGTAATGTATTTGTATCAGATCAgaacttgtttctttccttcaacATTAACTTAAACTattttgaaaacagttttatattatttcctgTAAAGTTAGCAATATTCTATTAGTACTATTCTTATTCTTATGATGAACCTCATCAAAAGATGTTTAAAGACTCTTGCTCATTGTAAGGATAGAGTAAATTCAACATTGTGTTTTAATGTGTAATTTTAAGCCCATTGATCAACTAGTCCTAAATTTCCAACATCTCTAGCTAACCATACAGTAACATTTTTATGACACTTTTAGATACTTTATGaactacattttgtttttttcagttttaaaaatatgggtATGGAATTTGTTCTGCATGTATTATATAGATGCATGTAACACCATCATGTATGGTATATATGGATGAGTGAAGAGTTATTTGAATCTCAGAGTACTTGCAAGATCTTCATGCCACACAgtgggtactggaaatcaaaTTGGGTTCTCTTTACTGGTAGCAATTGTTGTTGAGATCTGATCCATGTTTGTAGTCCTTATTCCTATCTTGGAAGATTTAATGATGACTAAAGGAAACATTTTGGCCCCACTTGCACAAATCATTCGACCAAACAAGGATATGCATAGTTTCCTTCTCAAATATGGGGAGAAATTGGTAGTAATAAAAATTCGCCTTTTGAGGAAATTTGAAAATGGTATATTTCATATGCATAATAGGATTTTATAGGTGTGAATTCAGATATGCTTGGTTTTAATGTGCCATATTCCAccatgcccccagccccagaaaaaaaaaaacaaaacattgggTAAGTGTCTTCAGGCTTGATATGAAGTGATTCCCAGGTTGTTCAGACAGTGTGAAACTTATAATTGCTGTTTTTCTCAATGTGATTAAGAATGTAATTCAAAGTGAAATGAATGTAAGAACTAAAAGTGTAGTTCCAGAGCTACATATCCATTTAGAAGATAGTATTGTGATCTTCTGTGTGTTCTAAACAACCTCACTTGAGCCTTCAAACACATCCACTAGAAAtctgtagatttttaaaaatgcaaccaGTGTTCTATTCACATATATCATAATCCCAATAtggagatgaataaataaaatcatgaaaatctCAGGGAAATATGATTTCATTGTTTACAGTCATGAACTTAAGGGATAGAATATTCAACGTTATGCTAATCAAAGAATCAAAGAATGAATAtaagaacatgaaaaaaatgaaagagggcTGTAACCCCATCTGGGAGAATACAATGAAAGCATGAACACATTTTACAATAGGACATTGATTGTGTATGTGACAGAGAACttccagaaatataaaataatgaaagaatttCAAGCAAAATatataacagaaaagcaaaataaaacaaactaataTTTTAGTGAAAGACTCACAAAATGAGTATTCAAGTTGAGGGCAGGTGGCAAGTGTTGAAGACAAGGCACAAGGAACTTCAAACCACATCAAaagattaaagaacaaaaaaaatgaaaatcataatgACCAAGAACTTGTGATTAaagatcactttttaaaaactttaggaTACTACAGGAAGGAAATACTCTATGTCTAAACAGTGAGTAAATTATATAGACATTTGACAAGTAGAAGCAGGTAAATGGCAAATAATCAACTTTCAAAGTAAGTAGTCCTTGACATATTTGACTAAAATTTGCTGTTCAAAAAGGAGGATATAAGAAGCAACAGGAGAGAAAGCAACAGGAAGAGAACCTTGTGTCATAGAAGAGTCAGTCTTTGGATAACAGTGTGAAATCTCAGCATCACTTTCATTTTACAATGAAAgtagttaattaatttattccttATTAACTTTACATCTGGACACTAGTTTACACTCTAATCTATTCCTAATTCATTCCATCCTCTCCTCCATCCAATACTTCTTCCTTGTTCAAGAAAAGGGGCCTGCCCCTCAGATAACAATATGTTTGCCAAATCATGTTGTATAACAAACATAATTTCATGTTCTCCTAATGAGGGACAGTGGAGCAGCCAATGGAATAAAGTTTCCTGAAGTCTGACAACAGAGTCAAGCAAAGAACCTGCTACCACGTGGTAACTTCAGAGTTTCACAAATGTTGTATATATATCAGAAGACCTGTGTTAGTCCCATGCATCATTTGCAATAAGTCAGTTCAATCTCTGTGAACCCTTAGCTTTTTAAGGTAAATTGGTTACatgggttttcttgtttcttgatcACTCTGGTTTTATAcaatccttcttttctctcttatccAGGATTCCTCAAAATTTGCCCATTGTTTCGGTAATTCTCTCAATCTATTTCCATCAATTGCTGGGTAAATTCTCTCTGAAGAtggttatgctaggctcttgcCTGCAGATGTAACAAAATATTATTACCAGCATCAGTGGTGGCCTTTCTCTCATGGCAAGGTTCTCAAGCTGGCCGAGTCATTGATTAACTATCCCCCAAACTTCTGCTAGTTTTTTTCACCCTCCATCTTTATGCAGGgtaaattgtaggttgaaggttttgtggatggggtGTTGTCTGAATCCCAACAGTGGAAATCTTGCCTAGTTATTGGAGATTGCCATCACAGGCTCCACATCCTGCTTTGCTCAGAGACCTAACAGGGTCTACCTCATAGATTTTTGGGAGGTTCCATTAACCTACAAATCTGGCTTGTCAGAATACCAATCTTAGTACTCTCTCCCTTTGATCAtctgtttctttgtccttttgttcTCATTCCTGCAATTCAATTCATTCCCCAAACCCATTCCTATGTGTCTCTTCTATATTCCTTCTCAGGAGATACATGTGTCCCACCTTATGCAATTCTTTTTACTTGTATTGTAACACACCATGCATATTCTTAAAGGAGACCAATTGAAAAgatgtatttaaaacatttagaaacaCAACTGCCAATCTATGTGTTATCCTTtatgaaaagaatagaaagaaatttCAAGAGAACACAATTACAATATTTCGCTAGTGCTAATTAGGATCACTGAAAGACATCAAAAAGAATTccatcatatttaaaaataaggtgaACCCAAAGAGtcaaaaattacatataaatactACTTGAATACTTGATGGAAAAATAagtattagaaaaattaaatatttaaataaaagtaaattataatttatgcataattttttattaataagtaaGTGATTTTGGATGAAATCGACATGAATCATTAGGTTTGCATCCCCTCCTCATTGTTTCCATCCTGTATTTATAATATAAGCTTAAACTTCAGGTGGGACAAATTTGCTTTTATGCCACGAGGTTTGGCTTTAAAGTATACTTTAAATGTAATACATCACAAAATAAGATGTGGATAGTGTTACATTACACAAAAATATGCAGAAAATCTCTCTTAAAAGTCCAAGATGCAATCAAatttcaaaaaatgaaacaaacaaaaactgacagTCTAAAAATATAAGTTTGCCATAATAAAGTTTTCTTCAGGAAACATATTGATGGCATTACGGTAAATCAATAGGAGAATCAAAAGAATTTCTATTCAAACTAGAAATTAGATCAAAATTTTTGTAGTATTGGCATGTCATTCGTTATAATCTCCATGCTGCGATTCAAAATCAGGATAATTTCTCTCCACTCAAGGCTGATCTGACTTTCCTATTTAATCTAATTAAAACAGGGCTGGAAATGGATGCTACTGGTGAAACGAGCACCATACAGATAAAGAGCTGAGCACCTCAGCTAATCacaaaatagtcttttaaaacCTTATTAATGGTGAAAAcaagtaagaaaaaattaaatacagaaatagaaaaaaaagcacTCTGCCCAGATCTATAGGAAGTTGAGATCTACTAatactacacagtgagaccctgtttcaacaacaacaacaacaacaacaacaacaataacaacaacaagaaaacaacaagaagagTAGTGCTTCTGGAGAACATGACAAGAGAATGTAAATAATAGACTCAGTGATGGCCACATCAAACTTACATAAAAGAGAGGATGCAAATTCAGCATGGAGAAATCAGCAAAATTCCAGTGCAGCATATGGACACCCAGCACAAGATTCATTGTAATGCCAAGATTTCCCTAATTTAAGAAATACCTCAATTAATTTTAAGCAACCTCAATTTTCACCCTATTTTCAGTCTGCATAAAGCCTGTTCACTTCAGGAAACACTCAGTGAACTATACAGAAAGTCAGCAACTCCTCATCACAAAAACAATGGCCTTCTTCCTAtgcagttctttttctctttccattcagtttgttttagttttcagtCTTAATGTAGTTGAGGTTATTTTGGTTATCTGGTGTTTGAGTTGTTATTCCCCATTTTTGTATGTTATTTACTTGAAATTTGCTTCTATGTTGTTCTTATCTAACACTAACTATAAGCAaagtgaggaggaaaaggttgaATTGGCTCATGGAGTAATACTCAAGGGAAGACAAGGCATGGATCTGTATAATGCAACCGAAACATAGTCACTCATGGAATTCATCATACTGGCTTGTTATGCATGATTTCTAAGGTACCACTGCCTACAAGGAATGCTGCTCTCAATAACCTGCACGTTCCTACGTCAATTACCAATTTAAAATATGCTTCACAGGTATGATGACAGGCTAGTCTGatggaaataattttctattagGACCTTTGTGCCTTTATCCTGTACTTTTTGTTAAGGATACAGGAATTAAATGAATAACCACCTTGCAGTACCTGCACTATTTGCAAACAGGACGCTGTGAACTCTTCTTTCTGAAATCCAAGTTGATGGGAAACAATTcaactttcccttctttttctatATACTGATGTCATATATTGATGTTTGTCATCAGACAATGCACTAAGTGAAACTGGTAACtttgtatataaaataagcatattAATATCACAtggtaatataatataatttttgaaGGGGTAATCAAAAGTCCTGATAGCAGGATATGTCTATTTTTCTTTAGATGCCGACCTCTGTGTGCAGTGCTGATTGTGGTCCAGGATTTAGAAAATTCAGGAAGGAGGAAATGTCACCCTGCTGTTTTGATTGCAATCCCTgcccagaaaatgaaatttctaatgaGACAAGTGTGTATTTCCTGCAGGGATAAGTTCCTCAAATTGATTATCATCTTAACACCCATATGGGAATGCTGACATAGTTTAAAATGAAacgttaaaaaatatatatgagttTCCTAAGTTAATAATTATAGgagtataataatttaaaaagtcctTATTAAAATTAACTTGTCATATATATTTGGCTCATTGAAAATTTATAGTAGATACAATATTTTCAAACAGTTTTGATAAGAAAACTTGTATTAGTGTGTTCTAGAAAGGACCCATTCTAGTGATTTATCctctataaaaatatatgtagatCATGAatcttttaatgatttatttatattgttttggtGTATATACCCTTACATAAGTGTATGCGCAACTATCAAGTACAGAAGCACATTGAGGACAGAATTAGGCATGTGGCTAGAGGGAACCAAATCCAACTCCTCTGTTAAGACTCATGAAAAGGACAAATAATAATTTGTAATATTATGAAAAACCGTTAAGTAGGAGATAGGAGATTTTGTATAATaaaaagacattcttttttttctcatgctcagtgatatttgaaatgtagaaaatTGAGAATCACTGTTGGCACATGATGTGTAAATATTAGGAGTCCTCTCTTAAATACTAGTATAAATAGTCCCTAGTTAATATTTTCCACAATAGCAtacattaaaattgttttgttctaAAAGGAATTAGGCACAATTTTCAAATGATATTGGCACTTACATAGCCCATATTTGTCAAATAACTATCTAGTCAGGATGAATTTGATATAACTTCCTGGCATGCATTTACTTGCTTCCTTGGTGTGCTATCCTACTTATTTAAATGGAAATCCTTAAAGGATTTTATGGTCTGTaagatggcttagaagttaaaTCCTTTCCCACTAACTATAATGGTGTTAGTttatccccaggacccatataaTAGGAGATAGCCGACTCCTACTTGTTATTTTCTgatatgtattaaataaaatgtacacaATAATTCAGCAAGGCTGTTTGGATACACCTGACattggtgctggaaaccaaagtcAAGTACTCTCAACACGTTCTCTTCACAACCGAGATGAATTCCTAGTTCCTGAAACAAATTTAATGATAACAACTGTCAGTAGAAGTATTGCTTTATATAAAAGACTTCAAACCTTGGAATCACATCATCCCTTATTGCAATTATGCAATGATTCAGTGCAATGGCAATCAGACTTATTTCACACACGATGATGGGAATTACAGAGCTTTTTACCTTTAGTGATAGGGTTACTGCTTTTTATGAAAAAGCCAGGAATGTGGTGTTGCTATTGTCAAAAGAGGTCAAAACTAgaaatgatttttgtttatttttgcagttacaaacattaatattatattcatataaactTCTCATTCTCAGTCTCATACCTTACCTATATAAACACAAATGCTCTTATGTTCATGAGAACATTTATTACTTTTACATGTAAACACACTTACATGTAAACATATAGATCCGTGATAAATGATCACAACAATATagaaatatacacaaaaatatttgtggttttttttactATAATGAGAAGCATTAACAATGGAAACAATTATTTTATGTAGCAATGACCTTCACTGTATTTTCAGCAGATTCACATGTTAAAACACTTCTTGTATATACTTAAATAAAAGATCCTGATAGTAAAATTGCTGAAGCTACACTAATAATACCTTAATTTTTCCATTAGATGTGGAGATGTGTATCCTGTGCCCAGAGGACCAATATGCCAACACAGGGCAGAATCACTGCATTCACAAAGCTCTTATCTTTCTCACTTATGAAGACCCCCTGGGGATGTCACTTTCTTTAATGGCCTTGGTCTTCTCTGCATTCACAGCTCTGGTTCTTGGCATCTTTCTGAAGCACCACCATACTCCCATTGTTAAGGCCAATAACAGCACTCTCACCTACATCTTGCTCATCTCActcattttttgtttcctttgcccCTTGCTCTTCATTGGCCATCCAAACTCGGCCACATGCATCCTGCAACAAATCACATTTGGAGTTGCATTCACAGTGGCTATTTCCACAGTGTTAGCCAAAACAATTACTGTCATTCTGGCATTCAAAGTCACAGCCCCTCAAAGaatgatgaaatattttcttgtttcacGAGTACCTAACTACATCATTCCCATCTGCACTCTCATCGAAGTTATTGCCTGTGCATTCTGGTTAGGAGTCTCTCCTCCTTTTGTGGACATTGATGCTCAATCAGAGCATGATCACATCATCATTGTTTGCAACAAGGGTTCAGTCACTGCTTTTTACTGTGTCCTGGGATACCTGGCCTGCCTGGCCTTTGTGAGCTTTACATTGGCTTTCCTTTCCAGAAACCTGCCTAGTACCTTCAATGAAGCCAAGTCTATAACATTTAGCATGCTGGTggtctgcagtgtctgggtcaCTTTCCTTCCTGTTTACCATAGCACCAAAGGCAAGGTCATGGTGGCTGTTGAGATCTTTTCCATTTTGGCTTCCAGTTCAGCGATGCTGGTTTGCATCTTTGTTCCCAAATGTTACATAATACTGTTTAGACCAGATAAAAATTCTCTTCAAATGATCAGGGAGAAATCATCTTCCCATACTCACATTTTATAAATTCTTACTCGCACATATATAGTTTGTTTATAATCACCAAAATATCAGATAACATTACCATACCTATTTATTTTTGGAATgattttactgtttctttttat
Encoded proteins:
- the LOC116892788 gene encoding vomeronasal type-2 receptor 116-like; amino-acid sequence: MFTLILFFLLLNIPLHVSGFIYPTCSWRIKQNRDKDGNRETGCIFLILPTKGPVEKEDFKPLLNTQTLTENHKDALVLAFSINEINRNPDLLPNISLTMDISTPSCNWKSEFKNLIYDSLKNYKIFPNYSCEDNLLCVVALTGGNWATTLLLYTTLSYFIYQQFFHLTYGPFHPALHDHENFPYLYQMSSDDTSVALALVSFIIHFSWNWIGLAISDNDQSIQFLSYLKREMESNTVCFAFVSMIPVDMDLYMSRAEVYYNQIVTSSTNVVIIYGDTGSTLAVSFRMWESLGLQKLWITTTRWDVTPSKKDNLYGLFAFGHHHGEISGFKNFVQTLNPVTSSDENLAKLEWMYFNCEVSASKCKALKNCSSNHSLEWLMAHTFEMTFTEGSYDIYNAVYSLAHVYHEMTLQIIHNPHIAKGKVQNYVCNKLGSSLRKIHFTNPVGDRINMNQRDKRQGMYDIFYTWNFPQGLEFKVKIGLFSPYFINGQQLHLSGEYDKVGRGSTQMPTSVCSADCGPGFRKFRKEEMSPCCFDCNPCPENEISNETNVEMCILCPEDQYANTGQNHCIHKALIFLTYEDPLGMSLSLMALVFSAFTALVLGIFLKHHHTPIVKANNSTLTYILLISLIFCFLCPLLFIGHPNSATCILQQITFGVAFTVAISTVLAKTITVILAFKVTAPQRMMKYFLVSRVPNYIIPICTLIEVIACAFWLGVSPPFVDIDAQSEHDHIIIVCNKGSVTAFYCVLGYLACLAFVSFTLAFLSRNLPSTFNEAKSITFSMLVVCSVWVTFLPVYHSTKGKVMVAVEIFSILASSSAMLVCIFVPKCYIILFRPDKNSLQMIREKSSSHTHIL